TTTCATCCTTCTTACTGTTAATATGGTTTCAAACGGCGATATTATTCCCTGGTAGAATAAGTGGATTTTTCCAAATTTGGTTGGTACAATTAAGGAAATAATAGACATGTATGGGGGAAAACAATGAACAGCCGTAATTTAGTTAAATTGTTTTTTACGACATTGCTTATCGGCGGTATAACCGGGGGAGTTGTAGGTTTTTTGGCTCGATGGGGTGAGTTTAAGCCTTATTTTTCTTCTTTTGAAGTCAGTAGCATCCTTTCAACCTTTATTTGGTTATTCGGTGTTGGATTAATATTCAGTGTTATAAGCCAAGCGGGCTTTTTTGCGTATTTAACGATACATCGATTCGGTCTAGGGATTTTTAAAAGCGCTTACCTATGGAATGCCGTGCAAATTGTACTCATCCTTTTTGTTGTATTCGATTTAGTTTACCTGCGGTACCTTAATTTTGGATCGGGTGAGGGAATCAGCTCCTATATCGTGCTAGCCTTGATTGTGTTAGCTGCCGCGTTACTTACGGCCTTTTTCAAAATGAAGCAAACGAATGGACGATCATTCATTCCCGCTTTATTTTTCATGGTCGTATTCACGGTTTTGGAGTGGTTGCCTGTCCTGAATTCAAATGATGAAGGCTGGCTTTACTTCATGCTGTTTCCCCTGCTGGTCTGCAATGCTTATCAATTATTGGTCCTAAGCAAATTGATCGAGCGTTCACAGAAGGAATTGGCAGGTAAAAGAGCGCAGAAGAAAGCTCAAATAAAGGGAGCAAAAATGAAGGCGGGCGAATTGGGGAAAGGCAGCTAACCTATTTGCGTACATATTGAATCCAGATTGGAACTGCGTATGGATGGCTTAAGGGCCAACTATACGCAGTTTTGCTATTTAGCGGATTTCCTCACTGCTTGCGGATGAGTTGGATATCATCTCCGACACGTTAACGAAGGTCAAATTTTTTGCGCGAAGCTCATCCAATAACTCCGGAAGTGCCTTGTTCGTTTGTTTTGCCGAGTCGGAAGCATGCAATAAGATGATATCGCCCTTTTGTGCCTTGTTGATATTCTGGACGATTCGTTCCACTCCCGGATTTGTCCAATCCTTTGAATCAATGCTCCAATGGACTACAGTATATCCAAAATTATCACTGATCTTTAAGAGACGTTTATCGAAATGACCGGTTGGTGCCCTGAGAAGCTCTATATTTTTTACATTAAGCTTTTTAAATGCTTCCTGGGCTTTAGAAATATCCCGAATGATTTCTTGATCGTCCATTTCGGAATAATCCTTATAATCGTAACCAAGCATACCGATTTCATATCCATCTTTTACGATTTGGGCTACGATATCAGGGTGACGCTCAGCCCAAGAACCTGAAAGAAAAAAAGTGGCAGATTTAATGTTCTCCTTCTTTAAAGTTTCTATTATCGGTTCCGCCTTTTCATCACCCCAGCCAATATTGAATGTTATCGCAACATTCTTCTCTCCTTTATAAACCGCTTTTGGTCCATCCTCAGTAGAAAAAACAGGAGCATGTAGTATGTTTTGTACAAATAGGAACCAAGCGGTAAACAGTGCCGTGAGTAAAATTAACGAATAAAATTTGATGTTCCTTGCTTGAAGCACCATGAAAAATTTCATTAATTCCATCCCCTTGTCCAAGACTCTTGTCTTCAAATTTATGCGAAAGGAATTTTGTTATGCAAAAAAAATCATGACTGGCTTGATAAAATTCGTATCTTTAGGGAAAGATGTCTGTTGGAGGTGTCGGTCATGCTCGGTTTATTGATCAGTGACAAAGAAAAATTGGAATTGGAGTATTTGTTAAAAAGGGAAATGGATGAGATCGTAAGTGATTTTCAGGATGAAAGGATCGATCACATAATCAAAAGGGCCATGAACGAGAAATTCAATATCCTTTTCAGTTTGTTTAAAAGGGTGAGCACTGAAGAGGAATGCCTTGTATATATGAAGGTGAAAACGAAATTATCGAAGCATAATCAATGAACATTGCTAAAAGTTGATTTTATTCGTGAAACCTATTGACTATTGATTTGGACGCTGGTATATTATAAAAGTTGCTGCAACTTAAAGGCTTACTAAAAAGAGATGAAAAAAACTTTTTAAAAAAGTTGTTGACGGCATGGCAATGAGATGTTAAGATATTAAAGTCGCTAAGAGAGATTAAGCGAAAAAATTGCTCTTTGAAAACTGAACAAAACAAAGCGCCAACGTTAAATTTTAAGTGAGCACACACTATCAAAAAGCAAATGAGCAAGTCAAACATTTCTTCGGAGAGTTTGATCCTGGCTCAGGACGAACGCTGGCGGCGTGCCTAATACATGCAAGTCGAGCGAATGGATGGGAGCTTGCTCCCTGAAGTTAGCGGCGGACGGGTGAGTAACACGTGGGCAACCTGCCTATAAGACTGGGATAACTTCGGGAAACCGGAGCTAATACCGGATACGTTCTTTTCTCGCATGAGAGAAGATGGAAAGACGGTTTACGCTGTCACTTATAGATGGGCCCGCGGCGCATTAGCTAGTTGGTGGGGTAATGGCTCACCAAGGCGACGATGCGTAGCCGACCTGAGAGGGTGATCGGCCACACTGGGACTGAGACACGGCCCAGACTCCTACGGGAGGCAGCAGTAGGGAATCTTCCGCAATGGACGAAAGTCTGACGGAGCAACGCCGCGTGAACGAAGAAGGCCTTCGGGTCGTAA
This genomic stretch from Peribacillus muralis harbors:
- a CDS encoding KinB-signaling pathway activation protein produces the protein MNSRNLVKLFFTTLLIGGITGGVVGFLARWGEFKPYFSSFEVSSILSTFIWLFGVGLIFSVISQAGFFAYLTIHRFGLGIFKSAYLWNAVQIVLILFVVFDLVYLRYLNFGSGEGISSYIVLALIVLAAALLTAFFKMKQTNGRSFIPALFFMVVFTVLEWLPVLNSNDEGWLYFMLFPLLVCNAYQLLVLSKLIERSQKELAGKRAQKKAQIKGAKMKAGELGKGS
- the pdaB gene encoding polysaccharide deacetylase family sporulation protein PdaB, whose product is MKFFMVLQARNIKFYSLILLTALFTAWFLFVQNILHAPVFSTEDGPKAVYKGEKNVAITFNIGWGDEKAEPIIETLKKENIKSATFFLSGSWAERHPDIVAQIVKDGYEIGMLGYDYKDYSEMDDQEIIRDISKAQEAFKKLNVKNIELLRAPTGHFDKRLLKISDNFGYTVVHWSIDSKDWTNPGVERIVQNINKAQKGDIILLHASDSAKQTNKALPELLDELRAKNLTFVNVSEMISNSSASSEEIR